Proteins from a single region of Acanthochromis polyacanthus isolate Apoly-LR-REF ecotype Palm Island chromosome 11, KAUST_Apoly_ChrSc, whole genome shotgun sequence:
- the lix1l gene encoding LIX1-like protein has translation MESNVLPDSIRPQRLQPGIGFGSGPTGTLRSSLRPGVTVPIAPLLPSPASLSASSGPPPPPPPLQLHSLYGGVGAGLGPGAAGHPGNPAVLKEAVEAVVRSFAKHTQGYGRVNVVEALQEFWQMKLTRGADLRNGALVVYEMVPSNSPPYVCYVSLPGGSCFGSFQFCPTKAEARRSAAKIALMNSVFNEHPSRRITDDFIEKSVNEALASFNGNREEADNPNTGIGAFRFMLESNKGKSMLEFQELMTVFQLLHWNGSLKAMRERQCSRQEVLAHYSHRALDDDMRTQMAADWVNREQSVASTIAQELASTERELEDARLAGRELRFYKEKKDILMLAVGQLSAANTATLPSH, from the exons ATGGAATCTAACGTTCTCCCGGACAGTATCCGCCCTCAGAGGCTGCAGCCGGGCATAGGCTTCGGTTCGGGACCGACCGGGACTCTCCGCTCCTCCCTCCGGCCCGGGGTGACGGTGCCCATCGCGCCGCTGCTGCCCTCCCCGGCCTCTCTGTCCGCCTCGTCCGGGCCTCCTcctccgccgccgccgctgcagCTCCACAGCCTGTACGGCGGGGTGGGAGCGGGGCTGGGGCCGGGGGCCGCCGGACACCCCGGGAACCCGGCGGTGCTGAAGGAGGCGGTGGAGGCGGTGGTCCGGAGCTTCGCCAAGCACACGCAAGGTTACGGCAGAG TAAACGTGGTGGAAGCTCTACAGGAGTTTTGGCAGATGAAGCTGACCAGAGGAGCCGATCTGCGGAACGGAGCTCTAGTTGTTTATGAAATGGTGCCGTCCAACAGCCCTCCGTATGTTTGCTATGTCAGCCTTCCAGGGGGCAGCTGCTTTGGGAGTTTCCAG TTCTGTCCCACTAAGGCCGAGGCGAGGCGCAGCGCTGCCAAGATCGCTCTGATGAACTCTGTTTTTAATGAGCATCCCTCGCGTCGAATTACAGACGACTTCATTGAGAAGAGCGTGAATGAGGCTCTGGCCTCCTTCAAT GGAAACAGAGAAGAGGCCGACAATCCCAACACAGGGATCGGGGCCTTTCGCTTCATGCTTGAGTCCAACAAAGGAAAGTCCATGCTGGAGTTTCAG GAGCTCATGactgtgttccagctgctgcacTGGAATGGAAGCCTGAAAGCCATGAGAGAACGACAGTGTTCCCGACAG GAGGTGCTGGCTCACTACTCCCATCGGGCTCTGGACGACGACATGCGCACTCAGATGGCGGCCGACTGGGTGAACCGGGAGCAGAGCGTGGCCAGCACCATCGCGCAGGAGCTGGCCTCGACGGAGCGAGAACTGGAGGACGCCCGGCTGGCAGGCAGAGAACTGCGTTTttacaaagagaagaaagacatCCTGATGCTGGCTGTGGGTCAGCTGAGCGCCGCCAACACTGCCACTCTGCCCTCGCACTAA
- the sf3b4 gene encoding splicing factor 3B subunit 4, whose product MAAGPISERNQDATVYVGGLDEKVSEPLLWELFLQAGPVVNTHMPKDRVTGQHQGYGFVEFLSEEDADYAIKIMNMIKLYGKPIRVNKASAHNKNLDVGANIFIGNLDPEIDEKLLYDTFSAFGVILQTPKIMRDPDTGNSKGYAFINFASFDASDAAIEAMNGQYLCNRPITVSYAFKKDSKGERHGSAAERLLAAQNPLSQADRPHQLFADAPPPPSAPTPVLTAMGAGMPIPGMPPPGAFPPVPPPGSMPPAMPPNMPMPPTAGTPGPQGAGGPPPGPPPFPPGNMHPGMPQMPMPPPAPPGMVPPPPAPPGSNQRAPPPPGMPPPPPMGMPPRAPYGPPMGHPVPPGMRGPPPMPPPGYGAGPPRPPPFGFQRGPPMPPRPPGAPPRVPMRAPMPP is encoded by the exons ATGGCAGCGGGACCAATTTCAGAAAGAAACCAAG ATGCCACCGTATATGTCGGTGGCTTGGATGAGAAAGTCTCTGAGCCGTTACTATGGGAGCTTTTCCTGCAGGCTGGTCCTGtggtgaacacacacatgcccaAAGACAGGGTCACTGGCCAACATCAAG GTTATGGCTTTGTGGAGTTCCTTAGTGAAGAGGATGCTGACTATGCCATCAAAATTATGAATATGATAAAGCTCTACGGCAAACCAATTAGGGTTAATAAGGCTTCAGCACACAACAAGAACCTGGATGTCGGTGCTAACATCTTCATTGGTAATCTGGACCCAGAGATTGATGAGAAACTGCTCTATGACACATTCAGTGCCTTTGGGGTGATTCTCCAGACGCCGAAGATCATGCGAGACCCAGACACCGGCAACTCCAAGGGTTATGCTTTCATTAATTTCGCCAGCTTTGATGCATCGGACGCCGCCATCGAGGCTATGAACGGCCAGTATCTCTGCAACAGACCCATCACGGTGTCCTACGCCTTCAAGAAGGATTCCAAAGGAGAGCGTCACGGCTCGGCTGCAGAGCGACTCCTGGCTGCACAGAACCCTCTGTCTCAGGCAGACAGGCCTCACCAGCTGTTTGCAGATGCTCCTCCACCTCCGTCTGCACCAACACCGGTCTTAACCGCGATGGGAGCTGGGATGCCAATCCCAG GTATGCCTCCTCCGGGTGCTTtccctcctgttcctcctcctgGATCGATGCCTCCAGCGATGCCCCCCAACATGCCCATGCCGCCAACAGCAGGGACGCCGGGCCCACAGGGTGCTGGAGGACCTCCACCTGGACCACCACCCTTCCCCCCTGGCAACATGCATCCAG GTATGCCTCAGATGCCCAtgcctcctcctgctcctcctggcATGGTGCCTCCACCCCCTGCTCCACCGGGATCAAACCAACGGGCACCGCCGCCCCCCGGCATGCCCCCACCCCCACCTATGGGCATGCCTCCCAGAGCACCGTATGGACCTCCCATGG GTCACCCCGTGCCTCCAGGTATGAGAGGGCCTCCCCCGATGCCTCCACCCGGCTACGGCGCTGGTCCTCCTCGCCCGCCTCCCTTTGGTTTCCAGAGAGGACCTCCGATGCCACCGAGACCCCCGGGTGCTCCTCCTCGGGTTCCCATGAGAGCGCCGATGCCACCGTAA